One Ostrea edulis chromosome 6, xbOstEdul1.1, whole genome shotgun sequence genomic window, GCAGAACTAGGTCAGAAAGCATGATTATGTCAGCACCAGAGAGCAGGACTAGGTCAGCACCAGAGAGCAGGACTAGGTCAGAATCAGATAGCATGACTAGGTCAGAGTCAGGAAGCATGTCTAGGTCAGAGTCAGAGAGCAGGAATAGGTCAGATAGCAGGACTAGGTTAGAGGGGAGGACTGGGTCAGAATCATAGAGCAGGACGAGGTCAGAATCATAGAGCAGGACTAGGTCAGAGAGCAGGACAAGGTCAGAGAGCAGGACTAGGTCAGAGAGCAGGAATATGTCAGAGAGCAGGAATATGTTAGAGTCAGAGAGCAGGACTAGGTTAGAGTCAGAGAGCAGGACTAGGTCAGAGTCAGAGAGCATGACTGGGTCAGAGTCAGAGAGCATGACTAGGTCAGAGGCAGAGAGCAGGACTAGGTCAGAGTCAGAGAGCAGGACTAGGTCAGAGTCAGAGAGCAGGACTAGGTCAGAGTCAGAGAGCAGGACTAGGTCAGCGTCAGAGAGCAGAACTAGGTCAGAAAGCATGATTATGTCAGCACCAGAGAGCAGGACTAGGTCAGCACCAGAGAGCAGGACTAGGTCAGAATCAGATAGCATGACTAAGTCAGAGTCAGGAAGCATGTCTAGGTCAGAGTCAGAGAGCAGGAATAGGTCAGATAGCAGGACTAGATTAGAGGGGAGGACTGGGTCAGAATCATAGAGCAGGACGAGGTCAGAATCATAGAGCAGGACTAGGTTAGAGAGCAGGACTGGGTCAGAATCATAGAGCAGGAATAGGTCAGAGTCAGAGAGCAGGACTAAGTCAGAGTCAGAGAGCAGGACTAGGTCAGAATCATAGAGCAGGACTAGGTCAGAGAGCAGGACAAGGTCAGAGAGCAGGACCAGGTCAGAGAGCAGGACTAGGTCAGAGTCAGAGAGCAGGAATAGGTCAGAGTCAGAGAGCAGGACTAGGTTAGAGTCAGAGAACAGGACTAGGTCAGATTCAGAGAGCAGGACTAGGTTAGAGTCAGAGAACAGGACTAGGTCAGAGTCAGAGAGCATGACTGGGTCAGAGTCAGAGAGCAGGACTAGGTCAGAGTCAGAGAGCAGGACTAGGTTAGAGTCAGAGAGCAGGATTAGGTTAGAGTCAGAGAGCAGGACTAGGCCAGAGAGCAGGACTAGGTCAGAGTCAGAGAGCAGGACTAGGTTAGAGTCAGAGAGCATGACTGGGTCAGAATCATAGAGCAGGACTAGGTCAGAGAGCAGGACAAGGTCAGAGAGCAGGACTAGGTCAGAGAGCAGGAATATGTCAGATAGCAGGACTAGGTTAGAGTCAGAGAACAGGAATAGGTCAGAGTCAGAGAGCAGGACTAGGTTAGAGAGCAGGACTGGGTCAGAATCATAGAGCAGGAATAGGTCAGAGTCAGAGAGCAGGACAAAGTCAGAGTCAGAGAGCAGGACTAGGTCAGAATCATAGAGCAGGACTAGGTCAGAGAGCAGGACAAGGTCAGAGTCAGAGAGCAGGACTAGGTCAGAGTCAGAGAGCAGGACTAGGTTAGAGTCAGAGAGCAGGACTAGGTTAGATTCAGAGACCAGGACTAGGCCAGAGAGCAGGACTAGGTCAGAGTCAGAGAGCAGGACTGGGTCAGAATCATAGAGCAGGACTAGGTCAGAGAGCAGGACAAGGTCAGAGAGCAGGAATAGGTCAGAGAGCAGGACTAGGTCAGAGTCAGAGAGCAGGACTAGGTTAGAGAGCAGGACTGGGTCAGAATCATAGAGCAGGAATAGGTCAGAGTCAGAGAGCAGGACTAAGTCAGAGTCAGAGAGCAGGACTAGGTCAGAATCATAGAGCAGGACTAGGTCAGAGTCAGAGAGCAGGACTGGGTCAGAGTCAGAGAGCAGGACTGGGTCAGAGTCAGAGAGCAGGACTAGGCCAGAGAGCAGGACTAGGTCAGAGTCAGAGAGCAGGACTAGGTTAGAGTCAGAGAGCATGACTGGGTCAGAATCATAGAGCAGGACTAGGTCAGAGAGCAGGACAAGGTCAGAGAGCAGGACTAGGTCAGAGAGCAGGAATATGTCAGATAGCAGGACTAGGTTAGAGTCAGAGAACAGGAATAGGTCAGAGTCAGAGAGCAGGACTAGGTCAGCGTCAGAGAGCAGAACTAGGTCAGAAAGCATGATTATGTCAGCACCAGAGAGCAGGACTAGGTCAGCACCAGAGAGCAGGACTAGGTCAGAATCAGATAGCATGACTAAGTCAGAGTCAGGAAGCATGTCTAGGTCAGAGTCAGAGAGCAGGAATAGGTCAGATAGCAGGACTAGATTAGAGGGGAGGACTGGGTCAGAATCATAGAGCAGGACGAGGTCAGAATCATAGAGCAGGACTAGGTTAGAGAGCAGGACTGGGTCAGAATCATAGAGCAGGAATAGGTCAGAGTCAGAGAGCAGGACTAAGTCAGAGTCAGAGAGCAGGACTAGGTCAGAATCATAGAGCAGGACTAGGTCAGAGAGCAGGACAAGGTCAGAGAGCAGGACCAGGTCAGAGAGCAGGACTAGGTCAGAGTCAGAGAGCAGGAATAGGTCAGAGTCAGAGAGCAGGACTAGGTTAGAGTCAGAGAACAGGACTAGGTCAGATTCAGAGAGCAGGACTAGGTTAGAGTCAGAGAACAGGACTAGGTCAGAGTCAGAGAGCATGACTGGGTCAGAGTCAGAGAGCAGGACTAGGTCAGAGTCAGAGAGCAGGACTAGGTTAGAGTCAGAGAGCAGGATTAGGTTAGAGTCAGAGAGCAGGACTAGGCCAGAGAGCAGGACTAGGTCAGAGTCAGAGAGCAGGACTAGGTTAGAGTCAGAGAGCATGACTGGGTCAGAATCATAGAGCAGGACTAGGTCAGAGAGCAGGACAAGGTCAGAGAGCAGGACTAGGTCAGAGAGCAGGAATATGTCAGATAGCAGGACTAGGTTAGAGTCAGAGAACAGGAATAGGTCAGAGTCAGAGAGCAGGACTAGGTTAGAGAGCAGGACTGGGTCAGAATCATAGAGCAGGAATAGGTCAGAGTCAGAGAGCAGGACA contains:
- the LOC130046793 gene encoding uncharacterized protein LOC130046793, with product MLSDSDPVLLSDSDPVLLSDSDLVLLSDSDLVLLSDSDLVLLSGADIIMLSDLVLLSDADLVLLSDSDLVLLSASDLVLLSDSDLVLLSVSDLVLLSDSDPVLLFDSDPVLLSDSDLVLFSDSNVVLLSDSDLFLLSDLFLLSDLVLLSDLVLLSDLVLLYDSDPVMLSDSNLVLLSGSDLFLLSGLVLLSDSNLVLLSDSDLVLLSDSDLVLLSDSDPVLLSDSDPVLLSDSDLVLLYDSDLVLLSDSDLVLLSDSDLFLLYDSDPVLLSNLVLLSDSDLVLLSDLFLLSDLVLLSDLVLLYDSDPVLLSDSDLVLLSGLVLLSESNLVLLSDSNLVLLSDSDLVLLSDSDLVLLSDLVLLYDSDLVLLSDSDFVLLSDSDLFLLYDSDPVLLSNLVLLSDSDLFLFSDSNLVLLSDIFLLSDLVLLSDLVLLSDLVLLYDSDPVMLSDSNLVLLSDSDLVLLSGLVLLSDSNLILLSDSNLVLLSDSDLVLLSDSDPVMLSDSDLVLFSDSNLVLLSESDLVLFSDSNLVLLSDSDLFLLSDSDLVLLSDLVLLSDLVLLSDLVLLYDSDLVLLSDSDLVLLSDSDLFLLYDSDPVLLSNLVLLYDSDLVLLYDSDPVLPSNLVLLSDLFLLSDSDLDMLPDSDLVMLSDSDLVLLSGADLVLLSGADIIMLSDLVLLSDADLVLLSDSDLFLFSDSNLVLLSDIFLLSDLVLLSDLVLLSDLVLLYDSDPVMLSDSNLVLLSDSDLVLLSGLVLLSDSDPVLLSDSDPVLLSDSDLVLLYDSDLVLLSDSDLVLLSDSDLFLLYDSDPVLLSNLVLLSDSDLVLLSDLFLLSDLVLLSDLVLLYDSDPVLLSDSDLVLLSGLVLVSESNLVLLSDSNLVLLSDSDLVLLSDSDLVLLSDLVLLYDSDLVLLSDSDFVLLSDSDLFLLYDSDPVLLSNLVLLSDSDLFLFSDSNLVLLSDIFLLSDLVLLSDLVLLSDLVLLYDSDPVMLSDSNLVLLSDSDLVLLSGLVLLSDSNLILLSDSNLVLLSDSDLVLLSDSDPVMLSDSDLVLFSDSNLVLLSESDLVLFSDSNLVLLSDSDLFLLSDSDLVLLSDLVLLSDLVLLSDLVLLYDSDLVLLSDSDLVLLSDSDLFLLYDSDPVLLSNLVLLYDSDLVLLYDSDPVLPSNLVLLSDLFLLSDSDLDMLPDSDLVMLSDSDLVLLSGADLVLLSGADIIMLSDLVLLSDADLVLLSDSDLVLLSDSDLVLLSDSDLVLLSASDLVMLSDSDPVMLSDSDLVLLSDSNLVLLSDSNIFLLSDIFLLSDLVLLSDLVLLSDLVLLYDSDLVLLYDSDPVLPSNLVLLSDLFLLSDSDLDMLPDSDLVMLSDSDLVLLSGADLVLLSGADIIMLSDLVLLSDADLVLLSDSDLVLLSDSDLVLLSDSDLVLLSDSDLVLLSDSDLVLLSDSNLVLLSDSDLFLLSDSDLVLLSDLFLLSDLVLLSDLVVLYDSDPVMLSDSNLVLLSDSDLFLLSDIVLLSDSDIVLLSGADLVLLSVVNLVMLSGADLVILSDLVLLSDADLVMLIDADLVLLSDSDIVLLSGADLVLLSDVNLVMLSDADLVLLSDLVLLSDADLVMLFDSDLVIFSFL